The genomic segment ATGCTTCTCCGGTAAAACTTCTTGCATCTTCTTGACAGATATGAATACATGCTGTGCATCTTGTACATGCGTCAAGGTCAACATCTGCAGGATCATCATCAGGAACTGCTTTTTCAGGACAAATGGTTACACAATCATAACAGAAAACACATTTGTTAACATCACAGCTTACAATGAATGGAAGTTGTTTGTAATCAACATATGGTCTATTTCCCGGAAGTTCAGATTTTAAAGATTCTCCAGATTCTATTTTTTCCATGCATTTTTGTGCAAATTCATTTATTTTTTCAATATCATTATTGTCAGGTCTTCCAACAGCTACACCATCAAAAATGGAATGGTGGCTAACTGTTGAAGCAGCAGCAATAACATCAAAGTTATTTTCTCTTAAAACATCAACCAATTCAAGCAGTGCATCGGTTACATGAGCATTTCCATAGTTTACAACAGCTATTGCTTTTGTATTATCACCAGTTATTTTGGACAATCTGTTTCTAGCAGTTTTAGGAATTCTTCCTGCAAAAACAGGCATTGCAACAATAACAATATCCTCTTGAGTAAACTCCTTTGCATCATTAAAGTGCAATATGTCACAAATTTCCTTTTCAAATTTAAAATTGTCTGCAATTTTGTCTGCTACTTTTTTTGTTGTTCCTGAAGGGCTGAAAAATATTCTTGTTATTTTCTTCATGATATCACCTAAGTTATTAATTAATATGAATATCATTATTTAAAAGTTTATCAAATAGTAAATAGAAATTAATTAATATTATTAAATTATAAATTTATTTGGTGATACGATGGAATTAATGAGAGAATTATCTTTAACACCAGGTGTATCTGGTTCAGAAGAAAAAATCGCTGAAATTATCACACGCGAATTAAAGGATGTAGCTGATAAAATTGAAACTGACAGTATGGGAAACATTATTGCAACCAAAAAAGGTGAAAAAAAGGCTCCTACTGTAATGCTTGCATCTCACATGGATGAAATTGGATTAATGGTAAGATACATTGATGATAATGGTTTTATTAAATTCTCAAACATCGGTGGAATTAACGATCAAATGTTAATGAACCAAACTGTAACTGTTCACTCTTCAGTTGGAGAACCTGTTGTAGGTGTTATCGGTTCAAAACCACCTCACGTAACAACTGCTGAAGAAAGAAACAAAGTTGTTAAAGCTACTGATATGTTTATTGATATTGGTGCAAAAGACAAAGAAGAAGCAGAAAAAATGGTTAGAATTGGAGACAAAATGACATTTAACTCATTATTTGTTGAATATCCTAATAAATTAATCATGGGTAAAGCATTAGACAATCGTGTAGGTTGCTATGTAATGATGGAAGTTTTAAAAAGAGTAAATACAAGAGCTACCGTTTATGGTGTAGGTACTGTTCAAGAAGAAGTAGGTCTTAAAGGAGCTAAAACTTCTGCATTCAAATTAAATCCAGACCTTGCTATTGCACTTGACGTTACATTATCTGGTGACCACCCTGGAATCAAACCAGAAGAAGCACCTGTAGTAATGGGTAAAGGTCCAGCTATTATTTTAGCAGATGCAAGTGGAAGAGGTATTTTAACCCAACAATCAGTTAAAGATTTGCTTATTAATGCTGGAGATGAAAATGAGATTCCTTACCAATTAGAAGTAAGTGATGGTGGAACCACTGACGGTACTGCAATTCACTTAACTCGTGAAGGAATTCCAACTGGTGTTTTATCTGTTCCTACTCGTTATATACACACTCCTGTAAGTGTATGTAGTATGGAAGATGTTGAAGCAACTATTCAGTTGATTACTGAAGCTATAAACAATTTATAGCTCTATTTTTTCTTTTTTTTAATTTAATTTTTTCATTTTTTAACATCAATTTTATATTAAAATAATTTAAATAGTGGTGATGGATTTGATGTTATTTTTGTATGGTTTATTGAATAATGAATGCTTTAATAAAAATAGAATTATTAATCAAATATTTTTTTTTAAATGATAGTTGTTGATGTAGATTTATTTGAATCTATCATCTGATTTTTGTGATTTTGCTTTTTTGTGGTTGTTTTCAAACCATCCTATTTTCAATTCATCAATGGTGTCTTCATATAACTGTGGAACATAAGGTTTAATGTCTAATAATGGTGTTCCGTCAAGGATATCAACATTTTCAACATGTACGATGTTTCCCTCAACTTTATTTACTTTTACAACACTCATTCCGATACGATTAGGTCTTTTTGGGGACCTTGTTGCAAATACTCCATGGGTTTTTTTATCCATGAATGGTTTTACTTCAAGTTTGTAGCCTTCAACTTTATGAAGTAAATATATTAAGTGAATGTGGGAGAAAT from the Methanobrevibacter sp. genome contains:
- the tsaA gene encoding tRNA (N6-threonylcarbamoyladenosine(37)-N6)-methyltransferase TrmO → MNIELESIGTIHTEFTEIEGMPIQPTGAKGIKGTIEIKEKFLDGLKDLEDFSHIHLIYLLHKVEGYKLEVKPFMDKKTHGVFATRSPKRPNRIGMSVVKVNKVEGNIVHVENVDILDGTPLLDIKPYVPQLYEDTIDELKIGWFENNHKKAKSQKSDDRFK
- a CDS encoding ferredoxin, coding for MKKITRIFFSPSGTTKKVADKIADNFKFEKEICDILHFNDAKEFTQEDIVIVAMPVFAGRIPKTARNRLSKITGDNTKAIAVVNYGNAHVTDALLELVDVLRENNFDVIAAASTVSHHSIFDGVAVGRPDNNDIEKINEFAQKCMEKIESGESLKSELPGNRPYVDYKQLPFIVSCDVNKCVFCYDCVTICPEKAVPDDDPADVDLDACTRCTACIHICQEDARSFTGEAFEAKKPAFESANSARKEVEYYL
- a CDS encoding M42 family metallopeptidase; protein product: MELMRELSLTPGVSGSEEKIAEIITRELKDVADKIETDSMGNIIATKKGEKKAPTVMLASHMDEIGLMVRYIDDNGFIKFSNIGGINDQMLMNQTVTVHSSVGEPVVGVIGSKPPHVTTAEERNKVVKATDMFIDIGAKDKEEAEKMVRIGDKMTFNSLFVEYPNKLIMGKALDNRVGCYVMMEVLKRVNTRATVYGVGTVQEEVGLKGAKTSAFKLNPDLAIALDVTLSGDHPGIKPEEAPVVMGKGPAIILADASGRGILTQQSVKDLLINAGDENEIPYQLEVSDGGTTDGTAIHLTREGIPTGVLSVPTRYIHTPVSVCSMEDVEATIQLITEAINNL